A window of the Pseudomonas gozinkensis genome harbors these coding sequences:
- a CDS encoding ABC transporter permease subunit has protein sequence MKRFRFSSLMLVLGLLFIYLPMLILVIYSFNASKLVTVWGGWSVKWYVGLLDNSQLMGSVVRSLEIACYTAIAAVALGTLAAFVLTRITRFKGRTLFGGLVTAPLVMPEVITGLSLLLLFVAMAQMIGWPQERGIVTIWIAHTTFCAAYVAVVVSARLRELDLSIEEAAMDLGARPWKVFFLITIPMIAPSLAAGGMMSFALSLDDLVLASFVSGPGSTTLPMEVFSAVRLGVKPEINAVASLILLAVSLVTFMVWFFSRRAEEARKKAIQQAIEEGAADSWKQPDVRRAPTPEAA, from the coding sequence ATGAAGCGCTTCCGTTTCTCCAGCCTGATGCTGGTGCTCGGCCTGTTGTTCATTTACCTGCCGATGCTGATCCTGGTGATCTACTCGTTCAACGCATCCAAACTGGTGACGGTGTGGGGCGGCTGGTCGGTGAAGTGGTACGTCGGCCTGCTCGACAACTCGCAACTGATGGGCTCGGTGGTGCGCTCGCTGGAAATCGCCTGCTACACCGCGATTGCCGCCGTGGCGCTGGGTACGCTGGCAGCCTTCGTGCTGACCCGCATCACCCGCTTCAAGGGCCGCACGCTGTTCGGTGGCCTGGTCACCGCGCCGCTGGTCATGCCTGAGGTGATTACCGGTCTGTCGCTGTTGCTGCTGTTCGTGGCCATGGCGCAGATGATCGGCTGGCCGCAGGAGCGCGGCATCGTCACCATCTGGATCGCCCACACCACGTTCTGTGCGGCGTATGTGGCGGTGGTGGTCTCGGCGCGTCTGCGTGAGCTGGATCTGTCGATCGAAGAAGCGGCGATGGACCTCGGTGCGCGGCCGTGGAAGGTGTTCTTCCTGATCACCATCCCGATGATCGCGCCGTCGCTGGCGGCGGGCGGCATGATGTCGTTCGCGCTGTCGCTGGACGACCTGGTATTGGCGAGCTTCGTCTCCGGCCCGGGTTCGACGACCCTGCCGATGGAAGTGTTCTCGGCGGTGCGTCTGGGCGTCAAGCCTGAGATCAACGCCGTGGCCAGTCTGATTCTGCTGGCGGTGTCACTGGTGACCTTCATGGTCTGGTTCTTCAGCCGCCGTGCCGAAGAAGCCCGCAAGAAAGCGATTCAGCAGGCCATCGAAGAAGGCGCTGCCGATTCGTGGAAGCAACCGGACGTGCGCCGGGCGCCGACGCCGGAAGCGGCTTAA
- a CDS encoding polyamine ABC transporter substrate-binding protein translates to MKALGKKLAGKTLLAMSLMGVMAGAVQADDKVLHVYNWSDYIAPDTVANFEKETGIKVVYDVFDSNETLEAKLLAGKSGYDIVVPSNNFLAKQIKAGVYQELDKSKLTNWKNLDEDLLKAVGDASDPGNKHAFPYMWGSIGIGYNPEKVKAALGVDKIDSWDIVFKPENIEKLKSCGVSFLDAPTEMIPAALHYLGKPTNSKDKADLKAAEDLFLKVRPSVAYFHSSKYISDLANGNICVAVGYSGDLEQSKTRAKEAGDKVKLAYTIPKEGAGTFYDMVAIPKDAENVEAAYKFMNYLLEPKVMAEITNAVRFPNGNKAATPLVDKEITSDPSIYPSAEVKKQLYAISDLDAATLRLITRSWTKIKSGK, encoded by the coding sequence ATGAAGGCATTAGGCAAAAAGCTCGCTGGCAAGACTCTGCTCGCCATGTCCCTGATGGGCGTGATGGCGGGTGCGGTCCAGGCGGACGACAAGGTGTTGCACGTTTACAACTGGTCCGACTACATCGCGCCGGACACGGTTGCCAATTTCGAAAAAGAGACGGGCATCAAGGTCGTCTATGACGTTTTCGACAGCAACGAAACCCTGGAAGCCAAGCTGCTGGCCGGCAAATCCGGTTACGACATCGTGGTGCCTTCCAACAACTTCCTGGCCAAGCAGATCAAGGCCGGCGTTTATCAGGAACTGGACAAGTCCAAGCTGACGAACTGGAAGAACCTCGACGAAGACCTGCTCAAGGCTGTTGGCGACGCCAGCGACCCGGGCAACAAGCACGCGTTCCCGTACATGTGGGGTTCGATCGGCATCGGCTACAACCCGGAGAAGGTCAAGGCTGCGCTGGGCGTCGACAAGATCGATTCCTGGGACATCGTGTTCAAGCCTGAAAACATCGAAAAGCTGAAAAGCTGCGGCGTGAGCTTCCTCGACGCGCCGACCGAAATGATTCCGGCGGCTTTGCACTACCTGGGCAAACCGACCAACAGCAAAGACAAGGCTGACCTGAAAGCCGCCGAGGACCTGTTCCTCAAAGTGCGTCCTTCGGTTGCCTACTTCCACTCCTCGAAGTACATCTCGGACCTGGCCAACGGCAACATCTGCGTAGCCGTCGGTTACTCGGGTGACCTGGAACAATCCAAGACCCGAGCCAAGGAAGCCGGTGACAAGGTCAAACTGGCCTACACCATTCCGAAAGAAGGTGCCGGTACTTTCTACGACATGGTCGCCATTCCAAAGGATGCCGAAAACGTCGAAGCCGCCTACAAGTTCATGAACTACCTGCTCGAGCCGAAAGTGATGGCCGAAATCACCAACGCCGTGCGTTTCCCGAACGGCAACAAGGCGGCCACGCCGCTGGTGGACAAGGAAATCACCAGCGATCCGAGCATCTACCCTTCGGCTGAAGTGAAGAAGCAGCTCTATGCGATCAGCGATCTGGACGCGGCCACCCTGCGCCTGATCACTCGCAGCTGGACCAAGATCAAATCCGGTAAATAA
- a CDS encoding ABC transporter ATP-binding protein encodes MAVASGAYKKALEGDQTPKQVLVKIDRVTKKFDETVAVDDVSLEIKKGEIFALLGGSGSGKSTLLRMLAGFERPTEGRIFLDGVDITDMPPYERPINMMFQSYALFPHMTVAQNIAFGLQQDKIPKAEIDARVAEMLKLVQMSQYAKRKPHQLSGGQRQRVALARSLAKRPKLLLLDEPMGALDKKLRSQMQLELVEIIERVGVTCVMVTHDQEEAMTMAERIAIMHLGWIAQIGSPIDIYETPTSRLVCEFIGNVNIFEGEVIDDAEGHASITCKDLDRQIYVGHGISTSVQDKSVTYAIRPEKLLVTADQPTCEYNWSSGKVHDIAYLGGHSVFYVELPSGKLVQSFVANAERRGARPTWGDQVYVWWEDDSGVVLRS; translated from the coding sequence ATGGCAGTTGCCTCCGGCGCCTATAAGAAAGCCCTCGAGGGCGACCAGACACCGAAACAGGTGCTGGTCAAAATCGACCGGGTCACGAAGAAGTTCGACGAGACGGTTGCCGTGGACGATGTGTCCCTGGAAATCAAGAAGGGCGAGATCTTCGCCCTGCTCGGCGGTTCGGGATCGGGCAAATCCACTCTGCTGCGGATGCTGGCAGGGTTCGAACGGCCCACGGAGGGGCGCATTTTCCTCGACGGCGTCGACATCACCGACATGCCGCCGTACGAGCGACCGATCAACATGATGTTCCAGTCCTACGCCCTGTTCCCGCACATGACCGTGGCGCAGAACATCGCCTTCGGCCTGCAGCAGGACAAGATTCCCAAGGCCGAGATCGACGCCCGCGTGGCCGAAATGCTCAAACTGGTGCAGATGAGCCAGTACGCCAAGCGCAAGCCGCATCAGTTGTCCGGCGGCCAGCGTCAGCGTGTGGCGCTGGCGCGTTCGCTGGCCAAGCGGCCTAAACTGCTGCTGCTCGACGAACCGATGGGCGCACTGGACAAGAAACTGCGTTCTCAGATGCAGCTTGAGCTGGTGGAAATCATCGAGCGCGTTGGCGTGACCTGCGTGATGGTGACCCACGACCAGGAAGAGGCCATGACCATGGCCGAGCGCATCGCGATCATGCACCTGGGCTGGATCGCCCAGATCGGCAGCCCGATCGACATCTACGAAACCCCGACCAGCCGTCTGGTCTGCGAATTCATCGGTAACGTGAACATCTTCGAAGGTGAAGTGATCGACGACGCCGAAGGCCACGCGAGCATCACCTGCAAGGACCTCGACCGGCAGATCTACGTCGGCCACGGCATCAGCACCTCGGTGCAGGACAAGTCCGTGACCTACGCGATCCGTCCGGAAAAACTGCTGGTCACCGCCGACCAGCCGACCTGCGAATACAACTGGTCGAGCGGCAAGGTGCATGACATCGCCTACCTCGGCGGTCACTCGGTGTTCTACGTCGAATTGCCGAGCGGCAAGCTGGTGCAGTCGTTCGTGGCCAACGCCGAACGCCGTGGCGCACGTCCGACCTGGGGCGATCAGGTCTACGTGTGGTGGGAAGACGACAGCGGCGTGGTACTTCGCTCATGA
- a CDS encoding ABC transporter permease subunit produces MPGGRQLVIGVPFIWLFLFFMLPFFIVLKISFAEADVAIPPYTEIYTYAEQKLQLLLNLGNYAMLGDDELYIAAYLGSLKMAFFSTLLCLLIGYPMAYAIASARKELQTVLVLLIMMPTWTAILIRVYAWMGILSNNGLLNGFLMSMGLIDEPLQILNTNLAVYIGVVYSYLPFMILPLYANLVKHDTSLLEAASDLGSSTFNSFWKITVPLSKNGIIAGCMLVFIPVVGEFVIPELLGGPETLMIGKVLWQEFFNNRDWPVASALAVVMLAILIVPIILFNRSQAKEMEGKE; encoded by the coding sequence ATTCCCGGTGGCCGTCAGCTGGTCATCGGGGTTCCGTTCATCTGGCTGTTCCTGTTCTTCATGCTGCCGTTCTTCATCGTCCTGAAGATCAGCTTCGCCGAAGCGGACGTGGCGATCCCGCCGTACACCGAGATCTACACCTACGCCGAGCAGAAGCTGCAACTGCTGCTGAACCTGGGCAACTACGCGATGCTCGGCGACGACGAGCTGTACATCGCCGCTTACCTCGGCTCGCTGAAGATGGCGTTTTTCAGCACGCTGCTGTGCCTGTTGATCGGCTACCCCATGGCCTACGCCATCGCCAGCGCCCGCAAAGAGCTGCAGACGGTGCTGGTGCTGCTGATCATGATGCCGACCTGGACCGCAATCCTGATCCGCGTGTATGCGTGGATGGGCATCCTCAGCAATAACGGCCTGCTCAACGGCTTCCTGATGAGCATGGGTTTGATCGACGAGCCGCTGCAGATCCTCAACACCAACCTGGCGGTGTACATCGGCGTCGTCTATTCGTACCTGCCCTTCATGATCCTGCCGCTGTACGCCAACCTGGTGAAGCACGACACCAGCCTGCTGGAGGCCGCTTCCGACCTGGGTTCGAGCACCTTCAACAGCTTCTGGAAAATCACCGTGCCGCTGTCCAAGAACGGCATCATCGCCGGCTGCATGCTGGTGTTCATTCCGGTGGTGGGCGAGTTCGTGATCCCGGAACTGCTCGGCGGTCCGGAAACCCTGATGATCGGTAAAGTGCTCTGGCAAGAGTTCTTCAACAACCGTGACTGGCCGGTGGCGTCCGCCCTGGCGGTGGTGATGCTGGCGATCCTGATCGTGCCGATCATCCTGTTCAACCGCAGTCAGGCCAAGGAAATGGAGGGTAAAGAATGA
- a CDS encoding polyamine ABC transporter substrate-binding protein: MPIFSSLRNALLAAAGLTFAVGAQAAGTVHIYNWSDYIGETTLADFQKDTGIKPVYDVFDSNETLEGKLLAGRTGYDVVVPSNHFLGKQIKAGAFQKLDKAQLSNYSNLDPVLLKRLEQNDPGNLYAVPYLWGTNGIGYNVDKVKAVLGVDKIDSWSVLFEPENIKKLHSCGVAFLDSADEMMPTVLNYMGLNANSTDPKDYAKATDKLLAVRPYVTYFHSSKYIGDLANGDICVAIGFSGDIFQAKHRAEEAKKGVNIAYSIPKEGGALWFDMLAIPKDSANVKEAHAFINYLLKPEVIAQVSDYVGYANPNPGSDKLMEQSIRTDESVYPPQAVLDKTYVSIELPPNIQRLMTRSWTKVKSGK; this comes from the coding sequence TTGCCTATTTTTTCTTCTTTGCGCAATGCCCTGCTGGCCGCTGCCGGCCTGACGTTCGCTGTCGGTGCCCAGGCCGCCGGTACTGTGCATATTTATAACTGGTCGGATTACATCGGCGAGACCACCCTGGCCGATTTCCAGAAAGACACCGGGATCAAACCGGTCTACGACGTGTTCGACTCCAACGAAACCCTGGAGGGCAAACTGCTCGCCGGGCGTACCGGTTACGACGTGGTCGTGCCGTCGAACCACTTCCTCGGCAAGCAGATCAAGGCGGGCGCTTTCCAGAAGCTCGACAAGGCGCAGCTGTCGAACTATTCCAATCTTGATCCGGTGCTGCTCAAGCGTCTGGAACAGAACGATCCGGGCAACCTCTACGCCGTACCGTACCTGTGGGGCACCAACGGCATCGGCTACAACGTCGATAAAGTGAAGGCCGTGCTGGGCGTCGACAAGATCGACTCCTGGAGCGTGCTGTTCGAGCCGGAGAACATCAAGAAGCTGCACAGCTGCGGCGTGGCGTTCCTCGATTCGGCCGATGAAATGATGCCGACCGTGCTCAACTACATGGGCCTGAACGCCAACAGCACCGATCCCAAGGATTACGCCAAGGCCACGGACAAACTGCTGGCGGTGCGTCCTTACGTGACCTACTTCCATTCCTCGAAATACATCGGCGACCTGGCCAACGGCGACATCTGCGTGGCCATCGGATTCTCCGGCGACATCTTCCAGGCCAAGCACCGCGCCGAAGAAGCCAAGAAAGGCGTGAACATCGCCTACTCGATCCCGAAAGAGGGCGGTGCGCTGTGGTTCGACATGCTGGCGATTCCGAAGGATTCGGCCAACGTCAAAGAGGCCCACGCCTTCATCAACTATTTGCTGAAACCTGAGGTGATCGCCCAGGTCAGTGATTACGTCGGTTACGCCAACCCCAACCCGGGTTCGGACAAGCTGATGGAGCAATCCATCCGCACCGACGAGTCGGTTTATCCACCGCAGGCCGTGCTCGACAAGACCTACGTGTCGATCGAGTTGCCGCCGAACATTCAGCGTTTGATGACCCGCAGCTGGACCAAGGTCAAGTCGGGTAAATAG